From a region of the Salvelinus fontinalis isolate EN_2023a chromosome 13, ASM2944872v1, whole genome shotgun sequence genome:
- the xndc1 gene encoding DNA repair protein XRCC1 gives MAPLKIKHVVSFTSQDPKNCVENLCVVGGDSRSWLCNPQDRSGVLRAELQLERASYFGYIDVGNFGSAFIQIDVGRSSWPLDQPYITLLPTATLMSPAESRQGTGLTGVRMFKKGDFLSEGAEDSWDRVRVTCTQPFNKRSQFGLSFLRIRSPLEESEEGSTQTCKENQGQTTPDKSASGVREWLSSPAVQRTFFGGMKGEGVVLSRTARMVLTASQAARRSLPLPSTSLSPSHTSFSDTQNTATSSTPTAKPDATTHIPNQGKPGAHTATPNKGKPVGNIHPHTASMACLSTVCSSKENTSQRHLKRKPNSKSRQNQLNGTTSSKHGKPAVSKRPIATLQHTATAPYPHPSPEPQDTGDLETTCPICGVFFTAEYLPLHAASCQQVETRKLPGGIVTPVPRPFPVSPTSLEESMVPCPLCSFRFPLSHIQMHASTCGDPVDPHVIWVD, from the exons ATGGCCCCATTGAAAATTAAACACGTCGTTTCATTCACGTCACAG GACCCCAAGAACTGTGTGGAGaacctgtgtgttgtgggtggaGACAGCAGGTCGTGGCTGTGCAACCCCCAGGACCGAAGTGGAGTCCTCAGAGCAGAACTGCAGCTGGAGCGAGCCTCATACTTTGGATACATCGATGTGG GGAACTTTGGATCTGCGTTCATTCAGATTGATGTTGGCCGGTCCTCTTGGCCCCTGGACCAGCCCTATATCACCCTGTTGCCAACAGCAACACTGATGAGTCCAGCAGAATCGCGACAGGGCACTGGGCTGACAGGAGTGAGAATGTTCAAGAAAG gtgaTTTCCTGTCAGAAGGTGCAGAGGACAGCTGGGACCGGGTGAGAGTAACCTGCACTCAGCCTTTTAACAAGCGCTCTCAGTTTGGCCTGTCCTTCCTGCGCATCCGCAGCCCCCTGGAGGAGAGCGAGGAGGGCTCCACACAGACTTGCAAAGAGAACCAGGGTCAG ACAACCCCAGACAAATCGGCATCAGGCGTGAGAGAATGGCTGTCCAGCCCTGCTGTGCAGAGAACCTTCTTTGGGGGAATGAAAGG GGAGGGTGTGGTTCTGAGCCGGACAGCTCGTATGGTCCTCACAGCGTCCCAGGCTGCCAGGCGTTCCCTTCCCCTTCCTTCCACTTCCTTGTCTCCCAGTCACACATCATTCTCTGACACTCAGAATACAGCAACCTCTTCCACTCCCACAGCCAAGCCAGATGCAACTACCCATATCCCCAACCAGGGAAAGCCAGGGGCTCATACAGCTACACCCAACAAAGGCAAGCCAGTTGGAAATATACACCCTCACACAG CTTCAATGGCTTGTTTAAGCACAGTTTGCAGCTCCAAGGAAAATACTTCTCAAAGACACCTGAAGAGAAAACCAAACTCCAAAAGCAG GCAGAACCAGCTGAATGGCACCACCTCTAGTAAGCACGGAAAACCTGCAGTCAGTAAGAGGCCAATAGCTACTCTACAACACACTGCCACAGCCCCTTATCCTCACCCATCTCCAGAGCCTCAGGACACTGGTGACCTTGAGACCACATGCCCAATATGCGGAG TGTTCTTTACTGCAGAGTACCTGCCGCTCCACGCTGCCTCCTGCCAGCAGGTGGAGACCAGGAAGCTCCCTGGGGGGATTGTGACCCCTGTTCCCcgccccttccctgtctctcccaccAGCCTAGAAGAGTCCATGGTGCCCTGCCCTCTCTGCTCCTTCAGGTTCCCTCTGTCCCACATCCAGATGCACGCCAGCACCTGTGGAGACCCCGTGGACCCCCATGTTATCTGGGTGGACTAG